The Urbifossiella limnaea genome has a window encoding:
- a CDS encoding ABC transporter ATP-binding protein, whose protein sequence is MRNFLRTLKYAWPYRGRLAASFGCALVVAVLWSVNLSAIYPVLKILSTDKNLQQWVDDEIDTCVKERNRPDRQAKLDGLRAELRAAEQLPEGADRETAIRKVGHEVAKVEETLLYHATWEYRYRLLRDRVITLLPEDRFATFMVIMGGVVCCVGVKGVFEFAHESLVGSVMNRTLFDIRNRCFRRLIHQDIRQITAAGTPDLMARFTNDTEQLGLGLKILFGRMVAEPLKAVACLAVACSISWQLTVVFCVVVPLVMITLMRVSRAMRRAARKVLERMSVLYKLLREVLDGARAVKAFTREPHERRRFRKATEDYNRKAMRVVYIDAFANPLIELLGVLAVGLALAAGTYLVVTKHTHIFGMRMTSQPLEFATLLQLYAFLAAIADPVRKLASVYTKLQSGEAAANRVFEVFDRVPSVGANPAGPRVGRVKKGIEFRHVCFSYNPGSDTPTLDLVDLTVKAGETVALVGPNGCGKTTLLGLLPRFYDPDHGAVFIDGVNVRQAHLRSLRRRIGLVTQDTQLFDDTVFANIAYGKKGATEAEVVAAAKKAHAHDFIEKELPAGYKTMIGDLAGKISGGQRQRIALARAILRDPDVLILDEFTSQIDPTSEAEIHAALKDFVKGRTVFMITHRLHAAAELADRVVVMDAGKIVAVGPHAELLATCPLYRRLCDPGQRGEDEPPSPKPSEPPAKREAA, encoded by the coding sequence ATGCGGAATTTCCTGCGCACGCTGAAGTACGCCTGGCCGTACCGCGGCCGCCTCGCCGCGTCCTTCGGCTGCGCCCTCGTCGTCGCCGTCTTGTGGAGCGTCAACCTCTCGGCCATCTACCCGGTGCTGAAAATCCTCAGCACCGACAAGAACCTCCAGCAGTGGGTGGACGACGAGATCGACACCTGCGTGAAGGAGCGCAACCGCCCCGACCGGCAGGCCAAGCTGGACGGCCTCCGCGCCGAGCTCCGCGCCGCCGAGCAGCTGCCCGAGGGCGCCGACCGCGAGACGGCAATCCGCAAGGTCGGCCACGAGGTCGCCAAGGTCGAGGAAACGCTCCTCTACCACGCCACGTGGGAGTACCGCTACCGGCTGCTCCGCGACCGCGTCATCACGCTCCTGCCCGAGGACCGGTTCGCCACGTTCATGGTCATCATGGGCGGGGTCGTGTGCTGCGTCGGGGTGAAGGGCGTGTTCGAGTTCGCCCACGAGTCGCTGGTCGGCAGCGTGATGAACCGGACGCTGTTCGACATCCGCAACCGCTGCTTCCGCCGGCTCATCCACCAGGACATCCGCCAGATCACCGCGGCCGGCACGCCGGACCTGATGGCGCGGTTCACGAACGACACCGAGCAGCTCGGCCTGGGGCTGAAGATCCTGTTCGGCCGCATGGTCGCCGAGCCGCTCAAGGCCGTCGCCTGCCTCGCCGTCGCGTGCAGCATCTCGTGGCAGCTCACCGTCGTGTTCTGCGTCGTGGTGCCGCTGGTGATGATCACGCTCATGCGCGTGAGTCGGGCGATGCGCCGCGCCGCCCGCAAGGTGCTGGAGCGGATGAGCGTGCTGTACAAGCTGCTGCGGGAGGTGCTGGACGGCGCCCGCGCGGTGAAGGCGTTCACCCGCGAGCCGCACGAGCGCCGCCGGTTCCGCAAGGCCACCGAGGACTACAACCGCAAGGCCATGCGCGTCGTGTACATCGACGCCTTCGCCAACCCGCTCATCGAGCTGCTCGGCGTGCTGGCCGTGGGGCTGGCCCTCGCCGCGGGCACGTACCTGGTGGTGACGAAGCACACGCACATCTTCGGCATGCGGATGACGAGCCAGCCGCTGGAGTTCGCCACGCTGTTGCAGCTGTACGCCTTCCTGGCGGCGATCGCCGACCCGGTGCGGAAGCTGGCCAGCGTGTACACGAAGCTCCAGAGCGGCGAGGCGGCCGCGAACCGCGTGTTCGAGGTGTTCGACCGGGTGCCGAGCGTGGGCGCGAACCCGGCCGGGCCGCGCGTGGGCCGCGTGAAGAAGGGGATCGAGTTCCGGCACGTCTGCTTCAGCTACAACCCCGGCTCGGACACGCCGACGCTCGACCTGGTGGACCTGACGGTGAAGGCCGGCGAGACGGTGGCGCTGGTCGGCCCGAACGGGTGCGGCAAGACGACGCTGCTGGGGCTGCTGCCGCGGTTCTACGACCCCGACCACGGCGCGGTCTTCATCGACGGCGTGAACGTGCGGCAGGCGCACCTGCGGAGCCTGCGCCGCCGCATCGGCCTGGTGACGCAGGACACGCAGCTGTTCGACGACACGGTGTTCGCCAACATCGCCTACGGCAAGAAGGGGGCGACGGAAGCCGAGGTGGTCGCGGCGGCGAAGAAGGCGCACGCCCACGACTTCATCGAGAAGGAGCTGCCGGCCGGCTACAAGACGATGATCGGCGACCTGGCGGGGAAGATCAGCGGCGGGCAGCGGCAGCGGATCGCGCTGGCGCGGGCGATCCTGCGCGACCCGGACGTGCTGATCCTGGACGAGTTCACGAGCCAGATCGACCCGACGAGCGAGGCCGAGATTCACGCGGCGCTGAAGGACTTCGTGAAGGGGCGGACGGTGTTCATGATCACGCACCGGCTGCACGCCGCGGCGGAGCTGGCCGACCGCGTGGTGGTGATGGACGCCGGCAAGATCGTGGCCGTGGGGCCGCACGCCGAGCTGCTGGCGACGTGCCCGCTGTACCGCCGCCTGTGCGACCCCGGGCAGCGCGGCGAAGACGAGCCGCCGTCGCCCAAGCCGTCCGAGCCGCCGGCGAAGCGGGAGGCGGCGTGA
- a CDS encoding class I SAM-dependent methyltransferase: protein MTDPTKPPGIILLICWRQWRAERALARRGVRYRSTDQAVVAAAYAAMTEDEFETSNARQTWANWRTIPRALKGRVPARPWRALDLGCGTGTSTRVLAACAPAGSEVTGYELAPQLAEVAARRAYAPGVTVRFVCQGITEPLRDPAGEVVRAASVDVVNSSGVVGHHLDAETVKPLVAEVRRVLAPGGVAVLDDGPTLPTAALTGRMREAGFEPLGRYKCWPLATSAQVAFRAPG from the coding sequence GTGACCGACCCCACGAAGCCGCCCGGGATCATCCTCCTCATCTGCTGGCGGCAGTGGCGGGCCGAGCGCGCCCTGGCCCGCCGCGGCGTCCGCTACCGGTCCACCGACCAAGCCGTCGTCGCCGCCGCCTACGCGGCCATGACCGAGGACGAGTTCGAGACGTCGAACGCCCGGCAGACGTGGGCCAACTGGCGGACCATCCCGCGGGCGCTGAAGGGCCGCGTGCCCGCCCGCCCGTGGCGCGCGCTCGACCTCGGCTGCGGCACCGGCACGTCGACGCGCGTCCTGGCCGCGTGCGCCCCGGCGGGCTCGGAGGTGACCGGTTACGAGCTGGCGCCGCAGCTCGCGGAGGTCGCCGCCCGGCGGGCCTACGCCCCGGGTGTGACGGTGCGGTTCGTGTGTCAGGGGATCACCGAGCCGCTGCGCGACCCGGCGGGCGAGGTGGTGCGGGCGGCGTCCGTGGACGTGGTGAACAGCAGCGGCGTGGTCGGCCACCACCTCGACGCCGAAACCGTGAAGCCGCTGGTGGCGGAGGTGCGGCGGGTGCTGGCGCCCGGCGGGGTGGCGGTGCTCGACGACGGCCCGACGCTGCCGACCGCGGCGCTGACCGGGCGGATGCGGGAGGCCGGCTTCGAGCCGCTGGGCCGGTACAAGTGCTGGCCGCTGGCGACGAGCGCCCAGGTGGCGTTCCGGGCGCCCGGGTAG